The Actinomycetota bacterium nucleotide sequence GGAAATCGAACCCCTTCTCCTCCACGAACCGGCCTGCGAACCCGACGAGAGGCCTGTCCGCCAGCCCCAGCTGGTGACGCCATGACCGCACGGCAGCGGACCGCGGGGCAGGGAGGACCACGGGTGGATAGATGCCCTGGATCCGATGGGCGAAGGGAGCCAGGAAGGATGAGTGGCGGGCGTAGTCGGCGGCGTGCACGGTGACGCCGTCGGACAGCCGCATCGCCAGCCCGAGGCTGGTGTCCATCGCCTGCTGGATCACCCGGTTGGCGGCGCCGCCGGGCATGACCACGTCGCCCTGGTGGGTGACCAGGGTGGGCCGGCGGAGCAGCCGCGCCTGGCCCACGACGAGGGCGGCTTCGGGCATGGGGGTGTGCAGGTGCACGATCTCGGAGCCGGCGGTGAGGCGCGCCAGCGTGGCCGGGTACGACGGCATGATGGCCGTTCGGCTGACCCGGCCGAGCGAGGGCGCCCGGATCACCTCGACGCCGTTGACCTCCTCACGCCTCGGAAGGTCCCGGTCGTGCTGTGACGCCAGGATGGTGACGGCGTGGCCGCGGTCGGCCAGGCCCTCCGCCAGGTGCTGGGCGATGACGGTGAGCCCGGTCCAGTGCGGGTGGTAGTAGGTGAGCGTGACCAGGATCTTCACGGAGTCCTCCCGTGCGTCTGCTCCGGCGACACGGCGCCTTGACGGGGGCGAAGGGGAGGCACCGACGCCGCCAGCAGGGCGACGAACACGCCGGCGACGGCCCAGCTGGCGAGCTCGTCAGCTGGGCCGATGTACGGCGACAGCGCCCCAATCCAGAGGGCGGCCAGGACCGTCCCCAATCCGGCTCGGGCGAGCCGCGTCCTTGGCGCTCCGACAGTGGAGGAGGCCCATGCCAGCAGCTGGGGGATGGTGAGGAGCAGGAAGACCAGCCGGTAGTCGCCGTTCTTCCGGGTCGCGAACGTTCCAAGGTAGATGAGGACGCCGAAATGGAAGGCGAGCAGGGCGCCGCCGTGGGCGTCCGGCTCCAGCGGTCCGCCCGGTCCGAGCCGGCGACGGGCCCAGGCCCACACGGCGGACAGCAGCACCAGCAACGGGATCGCGGCGATCGCCTGGGCGACGACCGTTCCCGCTTGCCACTCGCCCGGCACGACCTGGTGGTACAGGTGCCCGATGAGGATCCGCGCCCCGTAGGAGTACAGGAGCCCTCCCTCGGGGGCCCGGCCGACCTTGGCGACGTCGTCGATGGTCGCGGCGACATAGACGGCGAGCAGCGCCAGCGACCCGGCCGCGATCCATCTCCCGCGGCGGTGGCCGGTGAGGGCGAACGCCGGCAGCGCGAACACCCCGTACAGCTTGGCTGCGGCGGCGACCAGGACGAGGGCCGGGCTCAGCAGCTGCACCGCCGCGGACCGCGCCTGCCAGGCGAACACCGCCAGCACCATCATCGAGAACAGGACCAGGTCCATGTTCGCCCGCTCCACGGCGAACATGACCGCGGGCGAGCACAGCGCGGCCGCGACGAGGACCCCTTGCCGCACCGTCAACCGACCCACGAGGAACAGCACCAAGGCGAGGAACAGCAGCACGACCACCCCGCCGAACAGCGTCGTGTGCGACTGCTGCAGCCCAAGGAAGCGAAGCAGCAGCCACAGCCGGGGGTAGATCATGGGACGGTCGGTGGGGTCGCACGGGTTGTCGACGAGCGGGTCGTGGCCCAACCGCCGGCAGTCGGCGGCCGCGGCCACATTCCTGGCGTCGTAGAACAGCGTGTCCTCGGCGGGAACGCCCAG carries:
- a CDS encoding glycosyltransferase, with translation MKILVTLTYYHPHWTGLTVIAQHLAEGLADRGHAVTILASQHDRDLPRREEVNGVEVIRAPSLGRVSRTAIMPSYPATLARLTAGSEIVHLHTPMPEAALVVGQARLLRRPTLVTHQGDVVMPGGAANRVIQQAMDTSLGLAMRLSDGVTVHAADYARHSSFLAPFAHRIQGIYPPVVLPAPRSAAVRSWRHQLGLADRPLVGFAGRFVEEKGFDF